The Salvia miltiorrhiza cultivar Shanhuang (shh) chromosome 1, IMPLAD_Smil_shh, whole genome shotgun sequence genome has a window encoding:
- the LOC130993856 gene encoding laccase-21-like: MEIKLAVVCARKVFILCFLGIILVTPLHALVRRCKFELVNSLHTRLCSSKSMLTINGQYPGPTIYARRGDLVIVDVVNSAHQNITIHWHGVKMRRYPWSDGTNYVTQCPIRPGQSFRQRMILSDEEGTLWWHAHSDWSRNTVYGAIVILPPITQPFPFPKPHAHLPILIGEWWKGDVQQVMEEFLGGGGEPQVSDAFLINGQPGDLYPCSTQDTYKVSVEFGKTYLMRLVNAVMDNIMFFKITGHKFTVVGTDGAYTKPLMTDYVAISPGQTIDLLLEANQPPSHYYMAARIYVVGGEYVSTPTTAIIEYVGNYTVPSPPPLPSFPEYNDTAASADFTSRLRSLADNVDVPKNVMKNLFFTLSVNLSPCTKSACVGTTRLMASMNNLTMLLPITTDILHAYYAGIDGVYDSNFPEFPPLVFNYTEDSIAKNESASEMATAVSVLEYDTTVEVVFQSTNFGRGVDHPMHLHGYSFYVVGSGSGDFDATTDPPNYNLLDPPLMQNIAVRRNGWTAIRFRANNPGVWFMHCHFERHLSWGMKMVFIVKDGQRPDEKLLPPPPDMPRCDTPPLRVANN; encoded by the exons ATGGAAATTAAATTAGCAGTAGTTTGTGCTAGGAAGGTTTTCATCCTCTGCTTCTTAGGTATAATTTTGGTGACGCCACTCCATGCTTTAGTTCGTCGCTGCAAATTTGAA TTGGTAAATTCCTTGCACACTAGACTGTGCAGCAGCAAGAGCATGCTCACCATAAACGGACAATACCCTGGCCCGACTATATATGCCAGAAGAGGAGATTTGGTGATAGTCGACGTTGTTAATAGTGCTCATCAAAATATAACTATTCACTG gcATGGAGTAAAGATGCGGAGGTATCCATGGTCAGATGGCACCAACTATGTGACGCAGTGCCCGATTCGTCCCGGCCAAAGCTTTAGACAGCGGATGATCCTCTCCGACGAAGAAGGCACTTTGTGGTGGCACGCCCACAGCGACTGGTCTCGGAATACTGTGTATGGAGCCATCGTCATTCTACCGCCGATCACTCAGCCTTTTCCCTTTCCTAAACCTCATGCTCATCTTCCCATTTTAATTG GAGAGTGGTGGAAAGGTGATGTGCAACAGGTGATGGAGGAGTTTCTAGGCGGTGGCGGCGAACCTCAAGTTTCAGATGCTTTCCTCATCAATGGCCAACCTGGAGATTTATATCCATGCTCTACACAAG ATACGTACAAGGTGAGTGTGGAGTTTGGAAAAACTTACCTTATGAGATTGGTAAACGCGGTGATGGACAACATCATGTTCTTCAAAATCACCGGCCACAAGTTCACCGTGGTCGGCACTGACGGCGCCTACACGAAGCCTCTGATGACCGATTACGTGGCCATCTCCCCCGGTCAGACCATCGATCTATTGCTGGAGGCCAACCAGCCGCCCAGCCACTACTACATGGCCGCCAGAATCTACGTGGTGGGAGGAGAATACGTGAGCACCCCGACCACAGCTATCATCGAGTACGTCGGGAACTACACGgtgccgtcgccgccgccgctcccaTCCTTCCCCGAATACAACGACACCGCGGCATCGGCCGATTTCACAAGCAGACTGAGAAGCCTCGCGGACAACGTGGACGTCCCTAAAAACGTGATGAAGAATCTATTCTTCACGCTCTCGGTGAATCTATCGCCCTGCACGAAGAGCGCGTGCGTGGGGACCACAAGGCTGATGGCCAGCATGAACAACCTGACGATGCTGCTGCCCATCACCACCGACATCCTTCACGCTTACTACGCAGGAATCGATGGAGTTTACGATTCCAATTTCCCCGAGTTTCCGCCTCTCGTTTTCAACTACACGGAAGATAGCATAGCCAAGAATGAGTCGGCGTCGGAGATGGCGACGGCGGTGAGTGTGTTGGAGTATGACACCACGGTGGAAGTGGTGTTTCAATCCACCAATTTCGGCAGAGGCGTTGATCATCCCATGCATTTACATGGATACAGCTTCTACGTCGTTGGATCCGGGTCGGGAGACTTCGACGCAACCACGGATCCGCCCAATTATAATCTACTCGACCCGCCCTTGATGCAGAACATAGCCGTGCGCAGAAATGGATGGACTGCTATCAGATTTAGGGCTAACAATCCAG GAGTGTGGTTCATGCACTGCCATTTTGAGCGTCATTTGAGCTGGGGAATGAAGATGGTGTTCATCGTCAAAGACGGCCAACGCCCCGATGAGAAGTTGCTGCCTCCGCCGCCAGATATGCCGCGCTGTGATACTCCGCCGCTACGTGTAGCTAATAATTGA
- the LOC130994718 gene encoding laccase-14-like encodes MKFLIVYFSLLFFICGFVAVHGKILRQRFVLQDAPYTRLCGSKSILTVNGKFPGPTIYARVGDTVIVDVINRASENITIHWHGVKQPRNPWSDGPAYITQCPIRPGTNFSQRIVLSDEIGTLWWHAHIEWFRATVYGALVVLPNLGDQYPFPKPAAEIPIILGEWWNSDIREVLREGLQSGSDFNASNAFLINGQPGDLYPCSNSDTFKVKVDSGKTYLLRMINNVMNNIMFFKIANHNLTVVGSDAAYTKPFTAEYVAISPGQTIDVLFVANQQPSHYYMASRPHNVAGNFANTTTTAILEYTGNYTAPSSPLLPTLPDIADEVASDSFTARLRSLATEAHPIDVPQTVDKELLFTLSVNIFECALNETCNGPLQGRFRTSLNNITFVQPRISILDAYYNRVNGVYEEDFPQNPPFPFNYTMEFVPQLLWIPQNGTEVRVVEYNTSVELVFQGTNILGGTYHPMHLHGYSFYVVGRGNGNFDRERDPSSYNLVDPPLQNTIAVPRNGWTAIRFKANNPGVWLLHCHLERHVTWGMEMAFIVREGKSQDAKMLPPPADMPRC; translated from the exons ATGAAGTTTCTCATCGTGTATTTTTCGTTGCTTTTTTTCATATGTGGCTTTGTAGCAGTTCATGGAAAGATCCTAAGACAGAGATTTGTG TTACAAGATGCCCCATACACACGATTGTGCGGCAGTAAGAGCATATTAACCGTGAACGGAAAATTTCCCGGGCCCACCATATATGCGAGAGTGGGAGACACAGTAATTGTGGACGTCATCAACAGAGCTAGTGAAAATATTACTATTCACTG GCATGGGGTGAAACAGCCAAGAAACCCATGGTCAGATGGGCCGGCTTACATAACCCAGTGCCCGATCCGACCGGGAACGAATTTCAGCCAAAGAATCGTGTTGTCTGATGAAATCGGGACTCTATGGTGGCACGCTCACATCGAATGGTTTCGCGCTACTGTCTATGGTGCTCTCGTTGTTTTACCTAACTTGGGAGATCAATATCCCTTCCCTAAACCTGCTGCCGAAATTCCCATCATATTAG GAGAATGGTGGAACAGTGATATAAGGGAAGTTCTGAGGGAAGGCCTTCAAAGCGGATCGGATTTTAATGCATCTAATGCTTTCCTCATTAATGGTCAACCTGGAGATCTATATCCTTGCTCCAACTCAG ATACATTCAAAGTGAAAGTGGACTCTGGCAAAACATACCTACTTCGAATGATCAACAATGTGATGAACAACATCATGTTCTTCAAAATCGCCAACCACAACCTCACCGTAGTCGGCTCCGACGCCGCCTACACGAAGCCGTTCACGGCCGAGTACGTGGCAATATCTCCGGGCCAAACCATAGATGTCTTGTTCGTAGCCAACCAACAACCAAGCCACTACTACATGGCCTCTCGGCCCCACAACGTCGCCGGGAACTTCGCCAACACGACCACAACCGCCATCCTCGAGTACACCGGAAACTACACGGCACCCTCGTCTCCTCTCCTCCCCACCCTCCCCGACATTGCAGACGAGGTCGCCTCTGACAGTTTCACAGCACGGCTGCGAAGCTTAGCGACAGAGGCTCACCCCATTGACGTCCCTCAAACAGTGGACAAGGAGCTTCTGTTTACCCTCTCGGTAAACATATTCGAATGCGCTCTAAACGAGACTTGCAACGGACCGTTGCAAGGCCGGTTCAGAACGAGCCTCAACAACATAACGTTCGTGCAGCCAAGAATCTCCATTCTTGATGCCTATTATAACCGTGTTAACGGAGTCTATGAGGAAGATTTCCCTCAGAATCCGCCTTTCCCGTTCAACTACACGATGGAGTTCGTGCCACAGCTGCTATGGATACCTCAAAATGGGACAGAAGTTAGAGTGGTGGAGTATAATACTTCAGTAGAGCTTGTCTTCCAAGGAACAAACATTCTTGGTGGGACATACCATCCTATGCATCTCCATGGCTACAGCTTCTATGTGGTCGGAAGAGGCAACGGAAACTTTGACCGGGAAAGGGACCCTTCCAGCTATAATCTTGTCGATCCTCCTCTGCAGAACACCATTGCAGTTCCAAGAAACGGGTGGACAGCGATTAGGTTCAAGGCGAATAATCCAG GTGTTTGGCTTCTGCATTGCCATCTGGAGCGCCACGTGACCTGGGGAATGGAGATGGCGTTCATCGTCAGAGAGGGAAAGAGCCAAGACGCTAAGATGCTGCCTCCACCTGCAGACATGCCCAGATGCTAA